In one window of Dermochelys coriacea isolate rDerCor1 chromosome 3, rDerCor1.pri.v4, whole genome shotgun sequence DNA:
- the RPF2 gene encoding ribosome production factor 2 homolog isoform X2 gives MRSDNIQSLFKNRPHLRWILLDTDSDLIIPLLCQEFFSKKSDCSLFLFGSHNKKRPNNLIIGRMFDYHVLDMIELGIEKFVSLKDIKNSKCPEGTKPMLIFAGDTFDLNEEYRRLKSLLIDFFRGPTVPTIRLAGLEYVLHFTAMDGKIYMRSYKVLLKKSGCKIPRIEVEEMGPSFDLVMRRTHLASEDLYKLSLKQPKALKPKKKKNISHDVFGTSYGRIHMQKQDLSKLQTRKMKGLKKRPAAKMTEEDEGISPKKSKSI, from the exons ATGAGAAGTGATAATATACAATCGTTGTTTAAGAACAGACCTCATTTGAGATGGATTCTTCTAGATACTGACTCAGATTTAATCATACCTTTGCTCTGTCAG GAGTTTTTTTCGAAGAAGTCGGattgttctttgtttctgtttggTTCACATAATAAGAAGAGGCCTAACAATCTCATAATag GTCGTATGTTTGATTATCATGTCCTGGATATGATTGAGCTAGGCATTGAGAAATTTGTGTCACTAAAAGATATTAAG AACAGCAAGTGTCCGGAAGGAACAAAGCCCATGTTGATATTTGCTGGTGACACATTTGATTTAAATGAAGAATATAGAAGATTGAAAAGTCTTCTCATTG ATTTCTTTCGAGGTCCTACTGTGCCTACTATTCGCCTGGCAGGGTTAGAGTATGTTCTGCATTTCACAGCTATGGATGGAAAAATTTATATGCGAAGCTACAA AGTGTTGTTGAAGAAGTCGGGATGTAAAATACCGAGGATTGAAGTGGAAGAGATGGGACCTTCATTCGATCTGGTGATGAGGAGAACACATTTGGCTTCAGAAGACCTCTATAAATTATCTCTTAAACAACCTAAAGCCCTCAAG ccaaagaagaagaagaatatctCTCACGATGTCTTTGGTACATCATATGGTCGGATCCACATGCAGAAACAGGATCTCAGTAAATTACAGACAAGGAAGATGAAAGGATTAAAGAAGAGACCTGCAGCAAAGATGACTGAAGAAGATGAAGGGATTAGTCCAAAGAAATCAAAATCCATCTGA
- the RPF2 gene encoding ribosome production factor 2 homolog isoform X1: protein MEALDRVVKPKTKRAKRFLEKREPKLTENTKNAILIKGGNANLTVTETLKDIYALKKPFAVLYKKKNITRPFEDPTSLEFFSKKSDCSLFLFGSHNKKRPNNLIIGRMFDYHVLDMIELGIEKFVSLKDIKNSKCPEGTKPMLIFAGDTFDLNEEYRRLKSLLIDFFRGPTVPTIRLAGLEYVLHFTAMDGKIYMRSYKVLLKKSGCKIPRIEVEEMGPSFDLVMRRTHLASEDLYKLSLKQPKALKPKKKKNISHDVFGTSYGRIHMQKQDLSKLQTRKMKGLKKRPAAKMTEEDEGISPKKSKSI, encoded by the exons ATGGAGGCGCTGGACCGGGTGGT AAAGCCTAAAACTAAGAGGGCCAAAAGGTTTCTTGAGAAGAGAGAACCCAAGCtcactgaaaatacaaaaaatgcCATCCTCATAAAAGGTGGAAATGCAAACTTAACAGTGACTGAAACACTTAAAGATATT TATGCTCTGAAAAAGCCCTTTGCTGTCCTGTACAAAAA aaaAAATATTACCAGACCTTTTGAGGATCCAACATCACTG GAGTTTTTTTCGAAGAAGTCGGattgttctttgtttctgtttggTTCACATAATAAGAAGAGGCCTAACAATCTCATAATag GTCGTATGTTTGATTATCATGTCCTGGATATGATTGAGCTAGGCATTGAGAAATTTGTGTCACTAAAAGATATTAAG AACAGCAAGTGTCCGGAAGGAACAAAGCCCATGTTGATATTTGCTGGTGACACATTTGATTTAAATGAAGAATATAGAAGATTGAAAAGTCTTCTCATTG ATTTCTTTCGAGGTCCTACTGTGCCTACTATTCGCCTGGCAGGGTTAGAGTATGTTCTGCATTTCACAGCTATGGATGGAAAAATTTATATGCGAAGCTACAA AGTGTTGTTGAAGAAGTCGGGATGTAAAATACCGAGGATTGAAGTGGAAGAGATGGGACCTTCATTCGATCTGGTGATGAGGAGAACACATTTGGCTTCAGAAGACCTCTATAAATTATCTCTTAAACAACCTAAAGCCCTCAAG ccaaagaagaagaagaatatctCTCACGATGTCTTTGGTACATCATATGGTCGGATCCACATGCAGAAACAGGATCTCAGTAAATTACAGACAAGGAAGATGAAAGGATTAAAGAAGAGACCTGCAGCAAAGATGACTGAAGAAGATGAAGGGATTAGTCCAAAGAAATCAAAATCCATCTGA